In the genome of Noviherbaspirillum saxi, the window GCACGATGCCGACGTTCACCCTCGGTGATCGCTGCTTCGATCGCGTCGAGCGAATCCGGCGGAAATGCACGCCGTCCTGCGGCGGCAGTGGTGCAGAGATGTTTGAACAGACGATGAAAAGTACTCATTTACCAATTCCCCGATGCACCGCCGCCGTCGGCACCGCCACCGCCGCCGGAAAAACCGCCGCCAGAGCCGCCGCCGAATCCGCCGCCACCAAAACCACCGCCGCCGAATCCGCCTCCCAGACCGCCGCCGAGAATCACGCCCGGCACCGATCGTCCCCAGCCATCCCGGGAGCGTGCATGACGGCGTGAAGAACCGAAGCGCGACATCAGCAGAAACATCAGCACGAAAAAGATGAACACGCCAAGGGAAATTCCGTCGGAAGCTTCTTCCACAGCCGCTTGCCTACGCTCGGGCGCGGGAATACTCTCTTTGTCGAGCAGGCTGGTGATCGCCGACACGCCGGCCGCAAGTCCGCCGTAAAAATCATTTTGACGGAAATGCGGCGCGATCACATCCTGCAGGATGCGTTTCGATTGCGCATCGGTGAGCGAGCCCTGTACGCCGCGTCCGGCTTCGATGCGCAAGCGCCGCAGAGATGGCGGATTGTCTTTCGCCACCAGCAGCAGCACGCCGTCATCGACGCCCTTGCGGCCTAGCTTCCATTCATCGGCCACGCGTATGCTGTACTGCTCGATCGCCTCGGGTTCAGTCTTGCTGACGAGCAGAATCGCGATCTGGCTGCCGGTGCGAGTTTCATATTCCTTGAGGACGTTTTCCAGCGTGGCGCGCTGGCTTTCCGACAGCATGCCGACCTGGTCGGTCACGCGCGCCTGTAGCGGCGGCACCGGCACGAATTCCTGCGCGCCGGCGGATGCGAAGGCAAGGGCAAGGATCACGCCAAGCAGAGCGCCGGACAGCAATCGCAATAGGGAGGTCGGCATGTGCTTGACGTTACTTGCCGAAATTGACGGCCGGCGCGTTCGAAATGGCCTTTTCATTCTCGACCGTGAATGACGGCTTGACGTCATAGTTGAACATCATTGCCGTCAGATT includes:
- a CDS encoding TPM domain-containing protein, with the translated sequence MPTSLLRLLSGALLGVILALAFASAGAQEFVPVPPLQARVTDQVGMLSESQRATLENVLKEYETRTGSQIAILLVSKTEPEAIEQYSIRVADEWKLGRKGVDDGVLLLVAKDNPPSLRRLRIEAGRGVQGSLTDAQSKRILQDVIAPHFRQNDFYGGLAAGVSAITSLLDKESIPAPERRQAAVEEASDGISLGVFIFFVLMFLLMSRFGSSRRHARSRDGWGRSVPGVILGGGLGGGFGGGGFGGGGFGGGSGGGFSGGGGGADGGGASGNW